GTAATGCCTTTTACAGTGCCATTAAAATAAACCTGGCCCTGGCTCTGATATTCCCCTAAAATTTGGTTGAATTTGGGCGGCAGCAAGGCCAGCAACGATTGCACATTGGTGTTTTTACCCGCGAAACGTAAATCCAGATCGGTAGGCCCGTTGTATTTTACCAAACCGGCTACCTGGTACCGCGCCGGCCCCACCGCAACTTCCCCCGAAGAAATACTTACCTGGTTTTGTTGCCGGTCAATTATCAGATTGGTTTCCAAATCTACCTGTTTATCCTGAAAATAATCATCACCTTCTATCCGGATGGTTTGCAGATGCGCCTGACCGTTGGCCGCCACCAGAATGGTTTTGCCGGTAACTTGCAGGGCAGCCTGTACCTGACGGGTTTTTAGTTGATAGTATTGGTTGCGGTGCTGGTCCGAGTAGGTGAGCGCTACATTTTGCAGGGTTATTTTCTTCAGCTCAAACGCAAACTGCTCATTTTTTGACTGGCTGGTATCCGGCGCAAAAACCAGGTAATTGGCGGTGCCATCGGGTAAAAATTTAATCGAGACTTTGCCGTCTTCCAGAAACATTTCCTGAACGCGGTATTTGCTGCGCAGCACATCGAGCAAGTTAAAGGTAAAGTAAAGTCGTTTGGCCTGGATCAGGGGCGCTTGGCTCTGAGTAAAGCTTTCGGTAACGGTAACGTTTTTTAGCGTAATAGCCAGGTCCGGAAACTTATTTACCAGCGAAAGCCCGATTTGCCCCACCTGCACTTTGGTTTTTAAGTGTTGGTTGGCCTCCGCTACAAACAGCTGAATAATTTTTTCCTGACACGTATACAACAAGCCCGCCCCGAGTACCAGCAACAGTAAAATACCACTTAAGCTATACTGTATTACCTTGCGAATGCCTATCTTATTCAAAACGAAAGCTTTATAAATTTACCGAATCAGGCATTAAAAATACATTCTAAAATCCGGCGGGGCAAACCAGAGGGGGTTAAAAATTTTTTTAATTTTTTTTGAGCAAGTACTTGCAGATTCAAAAAAAACCACGACATTTGCATCACCAAACGACAACAACAGGTTGTTAAAACACAAAAAAGGGGTGTTAGCTCAGCTGGTTCAGAGCACCTGCCTTACAAGCAGGGGGTCACTGGTTCGAATCCAGTACGCCCCACATTAATTAAAAAGCCTTCCAAGTTATTGGAAGGCTTTTTAATTTTATAACCTTAAGAAACCAAGTACAGATTTACTGATTTTTTATAATAATGTAGTTGCTCTCTGTTTCTTATTTCCTTGGTCAAACAGCTACTTTGCTTTAACATTATAATTGAGCCTTTACAAGTTCGGCTACTACCGCTCGGCCGCCTTGGTTCATGTGCAATTTGTCTGCTTGGAAATACTTTCGATTGGCAACAGAATCAAAGTTGCCGATCCGCTTATCTGCAGCTAAATCCACTAAGGCATCCGCGCCAATTTTTTGCCAATTAGTTCGGAGCCACCGATTAAACTTTAGTCGTTCTGACTCTCGTTGATTTTCAGTGGGAGCATATTTAGCATATTGGCTGGCTGTTAAAGTAAAAGCAAAGGTAGTGATGTAATTACTATTAGCGCGTTGGTGATAAGCCTTGATCATAGTGGCTAAAGCATCAGCATTTGATCCGTGGTGTAAGTCGTTTATACCACCCCAAACCATTAAAATGGCCCGGTTCTTCGTACAGGCCGGAATTACCTGGATTTGCTGATCTTCCAGCATTTGAGCTAAAGTCTGCCCAGCTACGGCAAAGTTCTGCCATCCAACATAACCTGGTCCTACTTGCTGCCGCAGTAAAATGGGCCACTCCGTGCCACCATCCTTTGGTTTGGGAGTAGTCATACTATCCCCATCAAATACAATCTGTCTAGTAAGCTTTGTCTCACAAGAAAAGATTACTGTAAGAGTGAATATGAGTAAACAGTATTTCATGTTTATGGATAATCTGGTGCATAAATAAATACTACTTGGTAAGTTTTTGTTACCTGCAATGCAAAAGCAAGTTCGAAAATGCTTTTTCTAAAATTTAAGCAAATACTTATATTTATTTTAGTAAATACTTATATTTAATTCAGGTAGAGTTTTAGAAAGTATGCTGGGTTAAAAAAGGCAATGGGGGTTTAATATGAAAGAATGTGCGAGAGCCTCATCAAGCTAAACTGTCCTTATTGCCAGAACAGTAAAATAGTAAATAACGGAAAGAAAAGAATGGTTCCCGGAACCTGTTGTGCCATTGCTGCTGCAAACAGTTTTAAGCCGCTTACCAGTATAAAGGGGTTAATCCCGCCACTAAGCAGTTGATGATACGACTACTGGAAAGGAATACCGGCATCCGGGACATGTAACAGGTACTACAAGTAAGCCGCCAGTGTGTGTTGCGGATCTTGCTGCGACAGGGCAATGCCATTCAGATTAAGCCAGCCCAAAAGCACTATTCTACTGTTCAAATTGATGAAGTCTGGAGCTTTGTAGGTCAGCGGAAGAAAGGCAAGTACTGGTTGTTTTATGCTTACAGTGCAGAATACGACAAAATATTGACCTATACGTGCGGGAGCAGGAGCGCTACTACATTACAGACATTACTCAGAAAGCTACAAGGAGTGAATATTGACCAATATTGTACCGACTACTGGAAAGCATTTGCCAAAATTTTGCCGACAGAAAAGCACCGCATTGGGAAAGCTTATACCAAAAATATAGAAGGGGTGAATACTTGCCTGATAGCCAGGAACAAGCGTCTTGTTAGATAAAACCACCTGTTTCTCCAAGAAAAAAGAAAACCATATCGCTAGCTTGAATATCATGTTCAACTACCGCAATAAAACCAAAATCCAACCATCATACTTTTTAACCCACTATCTCGGTATTTTATTTATATGGTAAAACATAGGCAAAACTTTTAAATAAATCAGAGAGATAATTAAATTTAAAATGAAGATTGTGGTGTTACTTTTTTGAAAATTCAATCTGATGAATTAACAACCTTATGTGGAAACATCTCATTAACTTTTCTATAAATTATTATTGTTAAAGCACTCAACTACCAACATTGTATTTGCTTTTGATCTTAATCATAAAATATCATTTTGAATTATTATAATCTCACTTTTAACTACAAATAATTGTTAGTTTAACATAATGTTGGTTATAGGAATTTAGAATAACTTCTCACATCCGCGTTAATGAAGTAAATTCTGCCTATATTTCTCTCCTACAGGCACCCTTGTTTTACCCAGCTCGATTGTTGATTTACTTATGGCGGTAATATGGGAAACGTTTATCAAGAAAGAGCGGTGTACCCGGCGAAACAACGTGGAAGGCAGTAATTCCACTAAGGATTTCATGGTCATGTGGGTGATATATTTACTTTGACCGGTGTTTATTAGTAGGTAGTCTTTAACGGATTGGACGTAGATAATAGCAGCATGCTCCACCTTGATTAATTTGCCGTTGACTTTAAAGTAAGAGTAGCTTTTTTCCGCTTGGGGTACAATGGGCTGTTTTAAGAACTTAGCCACACTAACTTGAAACCGCTCATAAGTAATAGGCTTTAACAGGTAGTCGACGGCTTGCAATTCATAACTCATCACCGCGTACTCGGAAAAAGCCGTAGTAAAAATAAAAGCGGGGGGATTTTTTAAAGATTGGATAAACTCGATACCACTTAAGATGGGCATGCGAATGTCCAGGAAAAGTAAATCTATCTTTTCCCGGTGTATAACTTCAAAGGCTTCCAGGGAATTGGCACATTTTTGTACTAGTTGTAGTTGAGGCGTTTGTAAAATGTGGTTTTCCAATATCTGCTGGGCCAAAGGTTCATCATCCACTATAAGGCACTGTATCATGTGATTTTAGTTGAATAGTTAACCGCAATTCATAAACGGTCTCCCCGTTATTTATCTCCATCGTATACCGGCCAGGATAAAGAAGGTCGAGTCTTTTCAATACATTCTCTAAACCAATTCCTTTTGGCGGGTTACGAACTAAACCGGCCTTACTGTTACTAATTTCAGTAAACAGCTCCTTTCCCATCAGGCTGATAATGATCTGCACAAAACCTGCGTTAGTTTCTTCCGCTAAACCATGTTTAAAGGAGTTTTCTACCAAGGGTAATAGTAAGAGCGGTTCAATCTGAGCCGTGTCCCTTATTCCTTGGGTATCAAATAGGATTCTGGTTTGGCCGGAGTAACGCACCGCTTCCACTGCCACGTAATGCTTCAGAAAATCAATTTCCTGCTGGAGTTGAACCAAAGGTTTGGAAGCCTCATAAATAATGTAGCGCATCATTTCTGCCAACCGGGCTACAAGCGGAGCCGCTTGCACGGAATCCTGGAGAATTAGCGCGTAAATATTATTGAGGGTATTAAAAAAGAAATGCGGTTGTAGCTGCACTTTTAAATACGTTAACTCTGCCTGTAGTTGTTGCTTGTGTATCCTTTGCAGTTGCTGTTCTTGTTTAGCTGACTTGATGAAATATCCCAAGGCGCTTATCACCAAAAGCTCCCGACAGATATAAAAGAGGCTAAAGTTTAGCTTAATACTTTTTTTAAAATTAATCCCTTGGGAAGAAATAAAATTTACCGGAGAAAAGCTTATTTGAGAAACGAGCCCATTAATCAAGGGAGTATAAAAATTAAACACCAGCAGAAAGCAGAAAAGCAATCCGCCAAAAAGCAGATACCGTTTCCGGAAGAGATATCGCTGTAGCAAAAGTTTATAATACACCCAGTACGGAACCAGGTACCCTATCCCAGAGACGATTCGGTAGGGTAAAGTTTGTAAAACAATAGTCGTGCTGCCTCCTTCCCGAAGATTAAACTCAATATCCGATGAAAGGGGAAAGAACAGGAAATAGCCCAGGAAAAAAGCAATTTCCAGCCAGACAAACCGGTTACTGAATCGGCGTATATTTAAATACATAGTACGTCAAAGTACTCAATTTCTCTTTTTGGCAGTAGAAGGTATGGTAATCTTTTATCAGTTTTCGACTAAACCGGCATTATTTTCGACTAAATGGGCCGGCATTAATTCCGTCTAAATTCCTGGGGATATCGTCTAAACCGGCTTTTTTAAGTATTCTATTCGTGTAGGTTTGTAGCACTTAACAAGAAAACCTATGACAGCCACGTTACTAATTCCGGCTCTTTTATTTGGGGTGATGAGTACTTTCCACCAGTTCAGGATTTCTGAACGTACTGCTAAAATTGCATTAGGTAAATCTGAACCACCCCAAGCCATTCTGGATAAGGTAAAAAAAGCACAAGCCGCGTTACAAACAATCTCTTATACCATGGAACGGACCGATACGCTGGTTACCGGTGACGTCCGCACCATGCGGGGAAAGGTAAAGCTGCAGGTCGCTATTCAAGACAGTATTTTTGGTTTTAAGTTCGTGGCCCGGAAAGATAGTGAACCAGGCGAAAGAATTTATGACGGACACGTGGGATATGAAACTTACCCGGGTACTAAAACTTACCGATTACTAACGGAGGCTTCTCGCGTGCGGCAATTATTAAACGGGGGTGGGGGGCATCTCGTCCTGGAAGATCTTGTTCGAATTAATACCTCCCAAGTGACGACTATGCATCTTCGGGAAGATGCCCAACATTATTATCTTACCTTTAACTACCGTGATCTGGAGGAATACGATGTTCGCAAACGCTATAAAGTTTTTACTATCGCTAAGTCCAGCCTGCTACCTGTTGCCTTGAGGAGCCATCAGGAGACCTTAGGAAAGATTCAAGATTTATCCTACCGGATAACCGGGTTGCTGGTAAATGATCCTGCTTTCAGCTATAATTTCTCCGAACTGTCCTTCCTTAAAGATTATAATCAGGTGCTAGAAGTACACGCTAATAGGCCGGTGATGAACTTAAAAGATAAACCGTTTCCCCCCTTTGCTCTTCGTTCCTTTGGAAATGATCCGGTATCTTCGGCGCCATTAAAAGGTCAGGTTGTCTTGCTTGATTTTTGGGAAGTCTGGTGCAGCCCCTGTATCGAAGCGCTGCCGAAGATGGAACAATTATATAGCACGTATAAAAAGCGTGGTTTACAGGTCTACGGTATCGTAAATGACTTAAAACAACTGGAAGCAGCAAAAGCTTTGGTACGTAAAAGAGGTTTAAGTTATGCGATGTTGATAGGGAATGAAGCGTTACGAAAAGATTATCATTTAACGGGGGCAGTTCCGCTATATATCTTAATTGATAAAAAAGGCCAAGTTCGGATGATAAGCGAAGGCTTTCCCGCTGAGCTAGAAGCAATCATTCAAAAAGTGCTTACAGAGTAAAATTTAAGGAGGATCAGATTAGAGTCACTTAACATAACTTGACTTATAGGACTAGGTTGGTCATGCTTAAGGTTTGACGATGATTCGTCCGCCATGGGAGGGAGAGAGATAAAACTTCATCTTTAACTCTTTTTCCAAGTCTAGTAATTGGTTGTTTAAGGCAATGCTGCGTAGTCCGATGGAGCTTCTTAAAGAGTCGGCATGAGCAGCTTGCTCTGGGCTAATTTACTGCTCCCAAATAACAAAAGCTTGATCTTGCCCACTCGTATCTACTACCCGGCGCCAAGACTCCACAATTGCCAGTTCGATGGCCGATATTTCCCCCCGCTCCAAAGCGGCGTATAGCTTGGGTTGTAACTGCTGGTAAATAGAATCATGCTCATTGTGACTGATCAGCACCGTTGCCCAGGAATGGTCTCCAATAATCTTTTCTCCGGGGTAGCCCACTTGATCCATGATTTGATTAATGCGTCGCACTTGCGCTCGGTTGTGGGGAACAAATTTTTGCTTGGTATAGCGTTCGCGCCACTTTATTCCGGGGGTCAAAGCCACGCGGAGGGCGCGTTTCTGGTCGGCGGCCAACATTTGCTTGATCTCGGTGCGCAGAGTTAAATTAATGTTGTTTTCGAATGCTTTTTGAAATTGATCCTCGCGGGCCAGGAGCTTTTTAAATTGATCATTGGATTTGAACGGCTGCAGGGTTTTTCTTTTTAGGATCTGTTTGGAAGTCCAACCTTTTAGCATGGCTTTTTCTAAAAAGAAGTAGAGGTTGGCGGTGTCTTTGGTGTAAGCGGCCAGTTGAGTGGCCACCTTCAGATCCCGTAAAAAAACATGCGGATAGGTAGCCGTTAGCTGGAGATAGATTTTTAAACTTTCCGGAAATTGCCGAGCTACCAGATGTTCTTCGGCTTGGGTGATTTGCTGATGATAAGCCAAATAGTTTAGAGTTTGAGCCGAACAGAAAACAGGAAGCAAGAGCAGTAGCAGGCAGATGTTTTTCATGGGAAAGACTTTTCCTGCAGATGCTTTTTAGGCTTTAGAAGTTGCCTGCCAAAATTAGAACAGCCTATAAAGGTAAGGAGGTGGATCCCTCTATACATTCGACCGGTTATTGTGTTGAGCTACTGCTTTTTTAAATAGTGATTCCAGGAGCCACTGGTGTTAGAAATAAAAAGGATATAGTCAAAAGCATCCACCATGTTTCCTGACTGAAATTGATCGTCCGTCACCCCGTAGCCCAATAGCCGATGCTCCACAATCATCGCGGGAACAAGCAATTTATCTGTACTTATAATAAAGTTTTTGTGCTTTACTTGATTTAAGTAGTATTCAATTTGGGATGTTTTGGGAACCACTAACCGGTTGGTACGCACTACTCCCTGTGCATTGTTATTATACCCGGTATAAAATCCTTGGTATGTAGCTAATCCCATGGCCGCATAATCTGTCTTTAAGGAGCGGGATAAGTGCTGCCCCATGGATTGGGAGAATTTACTTTTTGTTTTCTGCACATGCCCATTATGAGCCCAAACGATCATCCGGTGACCCCTATTTAGCTCCTCTAAAATATTGTTGGCCATGAGTGAATCTCTCAGTTCCGAGGCTTTTCCCATATCGCTGGAAAACTGCGGATCGTTCATTCGTAAGAACTGGCGATAGTTATTCAGGTTCTTTAGAAGAGCGGGATTGCTAATCTTATCGAGTTCCTGGTACATCTTTTTACTATCCTGAATTATTCTGTTATAGGTGTCTACAGCCACTTGGTGCCCGTAAAGCTCATTACTCAGCGAGTTGAAAGTAGCTATCAAGCTGTCAGCGGCGGATAGCGCTGGTGGGTCTTTCAAAGCGGAACGCAGATTGCTCATTGCTTTGTAAGGACTTTGAAAATCATAACCATAAAATAAAACCTTTGTCTTGGCCGTCGCATTATGCATTTTCAGGTGCTTAATAAGATCTACAAACTCCCGGGTTTCATAGGTGTACTGGCGGAAGCTTTTTAGAATTTCATTCAAGTCGCCTTTTCCATCTATTAGATATTGATTAAGATCTTCTACTTCGGCATAGGGAGCTTCCAATCCGATTCTGTCAAATTGATGGAACCCAATTAACTTTTTAATGATATTTGCCTTGGCCAGGAAAAATTCATGCGTACCATGAGTCGCTTCCCCAAGGCCCAAGGCTCTGTATTGAGTTAAGTTTTTGAGTAAAGTGGAATTGGCTGCTTGGGTGAAAGAAAAAGTACTATCAAGAGGGATCGCCCGCTGGTTTAATTCTTTAACCAAATCCCTGGTCTGGGCAAAGGATGTAAGTATAATGAACGATAGCAGAAGAAGGGTTATCAGTCTTTTCATGTCCTAAGGATGATTGTGACAACCGGATTCCATAATTGAAAACCTTTTTTGTTCCAAGACAAGCTAATCCCAGTCAATGTCTTTCTAGTTTTAGTAAACGAGTAAAAGTACCAGAAAATGCGCCCTAAAAAGAACCTGTTCAGAACGCTGGAAACGCGATCTTTCTGATAACGAATCATATGTTAAATAAGGATCGGTTTCTAGCTTTTGTTATATTTATAAGTTGTAAGGGGTAATATTTTATTGACTGAGTTATTTTCCATGAGCATACTTATTAGGCTAAATGGCCAAATAGGAGTTAGGGTTAATGGCTTCGCATAAAAAGCAGTGGCAGTTGGTAATCTTATTTTCTTTTATAGCTTTTTACCTCAACTATCAGGAAGAACTTCCACCTTTTAAAAATATTATAGAAAGTGAGTGTTCCAAAAGAAGTAGGATGTAACAAATGCGTAAATTTTATAATAAGCTATTGGGTATAAGTTATTTATCAACTTGTTTGTTTTGATTTACGGCTAAATTAATTTATATTAATTCAATTATTAGTATTAATTACTACGGCTTCTTTCCCTTAAGTGAAGTTCACTAGATTTTGCTAGTTTAGAAATGGCTATTCACATGGATTCTACCTCACAGGGCTCCTGCCATTAATTTTGAATCCCCGGTGGTTCAGCGGATGTCCTGTTATCAGCAAAACTTCTGTCTGGGCTTTTTTCTGCTGATAGTACTCATTCCATTCTTAAACTCCACCACCATGAAAACACCTATACTCCTTTCCAGAATAGAGCATATAGTCTGCAAATTAAACTTTGATTGGATTAGATTAGCTATTATCCTACTGCTCTTAAGTACTTTTTCTGTTACCACCTTTGCCCAAAACAAGCTCTGGGATAAAGCCTTTGGGGGTAGTGATAATGACCAATTATCTTCTATGCACTTAACCAGCGATGGGGGCTATATTCTGGGCGGTACTTCCAGGTCTCCCGCTAGTGGGGATAAAAGCGAAGGAAATAAAGGAGGTGATGCAGGCGACTCTGACTACTGGGTAATAAAGCTCAAAGCTGACGGTACCAAAGCTTGGGATAAAACGCTGGGTGGTACTGGGGGGGAAAACTTAACTTCTGTGCAGCAGACCAACGATGGCGGCTATATTCTGATAGGCCAGTCCGAATCCAATAAGAGCGGTGATAAAACAGAAGACAATAAAGGGGAAGAGTATACAACTGACTTTTGGATCGTGAAGCTGAATGCCAACGGTACCAAAGCCTGGGATAAAACTATTGGTGGGAATAACTATGATGTATTTCCATCCATTCAGCAGACCCTAGATGGCGGCTATATTCTAGGAGGCGGCTCCTATTCTGGGAAAAGCGGAGACAAAAGTGAAGTCTCTAAAGGCGGCCCTGATTACTGGGTGGTGAAAATAGATGCCGCTGGCCATAAAGAATGGGATAATACCCTAGGCGGTAGCGAGGAGGATCTATTGACTTCTCTGCAGCAGACCCTAGATGGGGGCTATATATTGGGAGGACGATCAACATCGGGAAAAAGCGGCGATAAAACGGATGATAGCCGGGATACAAGTCAAAGTGAATGGAATAAAGGTGACTACTGGATCGTGAAAATAGATGGGAAAGGAAATAAAATTTGGGATAAGACTTTTGGGGGGAATAGAGGTGATTTCTTAACTTCTCTGCAGCAGACCAGTGACGGGGGGTATATTCTGGGAGGGTCTTCCAGATCTGATATCAGCGGCGATAAAACTGAAGGGAATAAAGGAATCCGTGATTACACGGACTACTGGGTGGTAAAGGTAAATACCGACGGCACGAAAGCTTGGGATAAAACTCTTGGAGGAAATCATATTGATGTATTAGCCTCCGTACAGCAAACCCGGGAAGGAGGGTATATTCTTGGCGGTTCTTCCCGGTCCAATATGGGCAGGGATAAGAGCGAAGATCCCCGCGGTGACGTAACCTACGAGAATCGCTATGACTACTGGGTGGTGAAGTTACAGGCTGACGGTACGGAACAGTGGGATAAGACCTTGGGCGGTGATTATAGTGACCGGTTGGCTGTGCTGCAGCAAACCCCAGATGGAAATTATATGCTGGGGGGCACCTCCGAGTACAATATCAGTGGAGACAAAACCGAAGCAAAAGGAGGCGAAGATTACTGGGTGGTCAAGGTACAGGAAAGTGGTAAAAAAAGGCAAACCATTACCTTCAATCCCATCTTGTACAAGACCTTGAGTGATTCTCCTTTCTCCCTTTCGGCTAAGTCTAGCTCGGGCCTGCCGGTAAGTTTCAGCATTCTGTCCGGTCCGGCTACTATAAAAGATAATACCGTTACGCTCACCGGCCTTGGCACGGTTTCGATTAAAGCATCGCAGGCCGGGAATAATATCTACAACGCGGCCTTCGAAGTTAGCCAAGTGTTTCTGGTAGAAGCAGCGACACCCTTTGCCAAACTTTGGGATAAAACCTTTGGTGGCAGTTTTCGTGATGAACTTTCTGCCATGGTAGCCACAGCCGATGGCGGGTATTTGCTGGGTGGTTTTTCCTCGTCGGGCATTAGCGGCGACAAGACCGAGGCCACTAATGGCATATGGTTGGTTAAGATTAATGCCCATGGGGCTAAAGAATGGAATAAAACTTTCGGCAGCGTATTCATTGAAGGGCTTTCAGCTATGATTACTACCGCGGATGGCGGTTACTTGCTCGGGGGTACCAGTGACTCTGAGAAAGATTACTGGATTGGAAAATTCGATGCAATGGGAAATAAAGTTTGGGAAAAGGCTTATGGTGGCAAAGATGAGGATGATCTGACGGCTTTAATAGCCACACCGGATGCCGGATACTTGCTAGGTGGTTATTCCAGATCCGGTAAAGGTGGCGATAAAAGCGAAGACAGCAGATTTTGCGATGGTGAAGGGTGTTCTATTGATTATTGGGTAATAAAAATTGATGGCAATGGCAATAAGATTTGGGATAAAACTTTGGGTGGCAACGCTCCTGATTTCTTACGGGCCCTGATAACAACGGCTGATGGGGGCTATTTACTAGGAGGTTGGTCTGGTTCTCCTGTTAGTGGGGATAAAAGCCAGGATAGTAGGGGAGATGCTGACTACTGGATAGTAAAGATCGATACCGACGGCAAAAAGGTCTGGGATAAGACGTTTGGTGGTAATAACTTGGATGAACTGAAAGCCTTGGTGACTACGGCCGATGGCGGCTATCTACTGGGGGGTATTCCCAATCCGGGATTGGTGGGGATAAGAGCCAAGCTAGTCGGGATGGAGATGGGTATGAAATAGGAGACTATTGGGTCGTCAAGCTGGATGCTAATGGTACTAAACTCTGGGATAAGACTTTTGGTAGCAACGCCGAAGATAACCTAATGGCTATAGTGGTCACGGCGGATAGCGGCTTTTTACTGGCTGGTTACTCTAGTTCAGGTATAGGCGGCGAGAAGAGCCAGGTCAGCAGGGGTGATAGTGATTATTGGGTGGTAAAGATAGATGCCACTGGCAAGAAAGTTGGGGATAAGACCTATGGCGGAAGTGATTTAGATTGGCTTACTGCTATGATCCCTATCCCGGCCGGTGGCTACCTTTTGGGGGGGTATTCTAGGTCAAGTATAGGCGGCGATAAGAGTGAAGTTACTCGGGGCCATACGGATTTTTGGATAATAAAGATTCAAGAGCAAGCCACTCCGCCCCATCCAAATACTTGGAATTTACGGTATGGTGGCAGTGGGGTGGACCGGTTCACGGTGGTGATCAAGACGCGTGATGGTGGTTATCTCTCTGGTGGTTACTCCAACTCTCCTGTTAGTGGGGATAAAAGCCAGAATAATAGAGGCGGTGCCGACTACTGGATCGTAAAAACTGACGAGAAAGGCGCCAAGCAATGGGACAGACGTTATGGTGGTAGCAACCACGACTACCTCAACCGCATCATTCCCACTTCAGATGGCGGGTATTTGCTGGCTGGTTCTTCTACCTCTGGGAAAGGAGGAGATAAAAATGAAGGTAACAGAGGTGATCAGGACTATTGGATTGTCAAGATCAGTAATGATGGTACTAAGCAGTGGGACAAGACCTATGGTGGCTCAGGCTTCGATGATTTACGCAAAGTCAACCAGCTTTCCAATGGCGACTACCTGCTAGCAGGTACCAGTGCTTCTGGGGTAAGTGGGGATAAAACACAACCGAGTCAGGGCGGCAAAGACTATTGGATTGTCCGAATAGATCAAGTGGGTAACAAACGCTGGGATAAGACTTACGGGGGCAGCGAGGATGAGAACCTGGAAAGCTTCACCAAGATTAGCAATGGGGAATTCCTTTTAGCCGGTTCCTCCGCTTCGGGTATAAGCGGCAATAAGAGTCAGGTGAGTAGAGGGAGTAAGGATTACTGGTTAGTGCGCATCAACAGCAACGGTACACTCCTTTGGGATAAGAGCTACGGAGGAGATCAAGATGACGAGCTATACTCCGTTGGCATTACCAGCAGTGGCGAGTATTTTGTGGCGGGTCACAGTTCTTCCGGTCAGAGTGGCGACAAGACCCAGGCCAGCCAGGGCAATAGTGACTACTGGATGCTGAAACTCAGCAACACGGGGGAGAAGCTGTGGGACAAGAGCTTTGGGGGCAGTGGGGTAGAAACGCTACGGTCGATTATTGAAGTTCGGGGGGGCGGCTACGTGTTAGCCGGTTCTTCTAACTCGCCCATCAGCGGGGATAAAACCCAAGCCAGCCAAGGTGGAATGGATTACTGGATCATCAAGACCGATGCTGAAGGTAACAAGCAGTATGACCAGCGGTATGGAGGAGCGGGAGAGGAGGAGTTGCGGTATATTCAAAGAGCCGCGGATGGGGGTTTGTTGTTGGGCGGGAGATCGGAGTCTGGGGTGAGTGGAAATAGAACCCAACCCAGCCAGGGACAAATGGATTACTGGCTGGTGAAAATAGCACCAGTGAAAACCACGCCTACTACCATCGCC
The sequence above is a segment of the Adhaeribacter swui genome. Coding sequences within it:
- a CDS encoding SGNH/GDSL hydrolase family protein, translated to MKYCLLIFTLTVIFSCETKLTRQIVFDGDSMTTPKPKDGGTEWPILLRQQVGPGYVGWQNFAVAGQTLAQMLEDQQIQVIPACTKNRAILMVWGGINDLHHGSNADALATMIKAYHQRANSNYITTFAFTLTASQYAKYAPTENQRESERLKFNRWLRTNWQKIGADALVDLAADKRIGNFDSVANRKYFQADKLHMNQGGRAVVAELVKAQL
- a CDS encoding LytR/AlgR family response regulator transcription factor; protein product: MIQCLIVDDEPLAQQILENHILQTPQLQLVQKCANSLEAFEVIHREKIDLLFLDIRMPILSGIEFIQSLKNPPAFIFTTAFSEYAVMSYELQAVDYLLKPITYERFQVSVAKFLKQPIVPQAEKSYSYFKVNGKLIKVEHAAIIYVQSVKDYLLINTGQSKYITHMTMKSLVELLPSTLFRRVHRSFLINVSHITAISKSTIELGKTRVPVGEKYRQNLLH
- a CDS encoding sensor histidine kinase encodes the protein MINGLVSQISFSPVNFISSQGINFKKSIKLNFSLFYICRELLVISALGYFIKSAKQEQQLQRIHKQQLQAELTYLKVQLQPHFFFNTLNNIYALILQDSVQAAPLVARLAEMMRYIIYEASKPLVQLQQEIDFLKHYVAVEAVRYSGQTRILFDTQGIRDTAQIEPLLLLPLVENSFKHGLAEETNAGFVQIIISLMGKELFTEISNSKAGLVRNPPKGIGLENVLKRLDLLYPGRYTMEINNGETVYELRLTIQLKSHDTVPYSG
- a CDS encoding TlpA family protein disulfide reductase; this translates as MTATLLIPALLFGVMSTFHQFRISERTAKIALGKSEPPQAILDKVKKAQAALQTISYTMERTDTLVTGDVRTMRGKVKLQVAIQDSIFGFKFVARKDSEPGERIYDGHVGYETYPGTKTYRLLTEASRVRQLLNGGGGHLVLEDLVRINTSQVTTMHLREDAQHYYLTFNYRDLEEYDVRKRYKVFTIAKSSLLPVALRSHQETLGKIQDLSYRITGLLVNDPAFSYNFSELSFLKDYNQVLEVHANRPVMNLKDKPFPPFALRSFGNDPVSSAPLKGQVVLLDFWEVWCSPCIEALPKMEQLYSTYKKRGLQVYGIVNDLKQLEAAKALVRKRGLSYAMLIGNEALRKDYHLTGAVPLYILIDKKGQVRMISEGFPAELEAIIQKVLTE
- a CDS encoding erythromycin esterase family protein, which gives rise to MKRLITLLLLSFIILTSFAQTRDLVKELNQRAIPLDSTFSFTQAANSTLLKNLTQYRALGLGEATHGTHEFFLAKANIIKKLIGFHQFDRIGLEAPYAEVEDLNQYLIDGKGDLNEILKSFRQYTYETREFVDLIKHLKMHNATAKTKVLFYGYDFQSPYKAMSNLRSALKDPPALSAADSLIATFNSLSNELYGHQVAVDTYNRIIQDSKKMYQELDKISNPALLKNLNNYRQFLRMNDPQFSSDMGKASELRDSLMANNILEELNRGHRMIVWAHNGHVQKTKSKFSQSMGQHLSRSLKTDYAAMGLATYQGFYTGYNNNAQGVVRTNRLVVPKTSQIEYYLNQVKHKNFIISTDKLLVPAMIVEHRLLGYGVTDDQFQSGNMVDAFDYILFISNTSGSWNHYLKKQ